The nucleotide window TCTCTACCTCTCGATGTCGGCCTACTTCGAGGCGTGCAGCATGGGAGGCTTCGCTAACTGGATGCGCGTGCAGGCCCAGGAAGAGCTCTCCCACGCAATGAAGTTCTTCGACTATCTGGCCGAACGCGGGGGCCGCGTGACGCTGACCGCCATCGACGCGCCGCGCACCGAATGGGCTTCCGCTGTCGACGCCTTCGATGAGGTGTACCGGCACGAGCAGAAGGTCACCGCCCTCATCAACAACCTGGTCAACGCCGCCGAACAGGAGTCCGACCACGCCACCAGATCGATGCTGCAGTGGTTTGTGACCGAGCAGGTGGAAGAAGAGGCGTCGGCGGAGCGCATCCTCGACAACCTCAAGATGGTGGGCGACGACGGCACGGGCCTGCTGATGCTTGACCGCGAGCTGGCGCAGCGCGTGTACACGCCTCCCGCCGCGGAAGGCGAAGGCGCCGGCGGCTAGCCCCCGCCGCGGGAGCCGGCGAACGTCCGGACCGCCGCCCGCGCGTCTTCCATCGCGGACGCCAGGTCATCGATAGGCTGCTCGCGCGCGGCCGTCGGCTGGACAAACACGAAGCGACAGGCGACGACCTTCCTCCCCAGCGCCCGCTCGACGGCGAGCGCGTAGGCCGCCCCCTGCAACCGGTACCGCGCCATCGCCCGCGCCATCTCTTCCTCGTCGGGGACGGCGTCCGTCTTGTAGTCGACGACGACGAGCCCGCCGTCCGTCTCGTACAGGAGGTCGATGAAGCCCTCGAGGACGATGCCGTCTACCGGCACGGCCACGTACACCTCGCGACGGTAGCGGCCGCGCACCGCCTCTCTCACCGACGGCGCGTCGAGCGCGGCGCGCACCCTGCGCGCGATCTCATCGGCGCGGTCCGGAATCCCTTCAGCGGCGGCCTGCGCCTGCGCCGCGCCCTCGAGCCCTTCGCCCGTCGCCAGATCGACGCTCTGGAGGACGGCGTGCACGGCGCGGCCAAGCGACGTACCGGCCCTGCCCTTTCGCCACGGCGGTACCTCCTCTGCCGGCGCGTCCTTTTCCAGATTCGGATCGGCGGACGGAGCTGCTTCGGCGGCAAGGCCGGTGGCGGAGACGACAAGCGCCCGCGAGCGCTCGACGAGGAGGCGCCGTCTCTTCTCCAACCACTGCGCCCGCTCCTCCGGCGAGTCTTCAAACCTTCGCGACGCCCTCTCTTCCGCGGGCGGCCCGCTTGCTTTCGCAAACTCCAGCGTCCGCCAGAGGCGCGGCATCTCCCGGCAGCGCTCGTGCAAGCGGGCGGCGTGGCACTCAACGCCTTTCTTGTGGTGCAGGCTCACTATCAGGTGGTCGCGCGCGCGGGTGGCCGCCACGTAAAGCAGGCGCACTTTCTCGAAAGCGTCCATCTCCTCTTCTGCCGCCGCCAGACGCTCGAAGCCCTCCGTTTCGAACCGTGCGTTCTGCGGGCCGATACGCACATGCGGCGTGCCGTCCCTGTCCCATAGCACGATGGCGTTCTGGGGCCGCGGCCGGTCTTCGACGTTCAGACCCACAAGGGCCGCAATGGGAAACTCCAGCCCTTTCGAAGCGTGGATGGTCATGATCCGCACCGCGTCGTCGTCCGCCTCGGGCACGACCGTCTCCACCACCCGCGTCCCTTCCTCGGCTTGCTGCTCCGCCCAGTCGACAAACTGGCGGAGCGTGCTTCCGCCCGCCTCGACGAAAGCGCGCGCCTGGTCGAGGACGAAACGCAGCCGCTGCCACCGCTCGCGCGGGCGCCGGTGCGCGAAGGCGATCTCGAATAGCCGCCGCTCTCGTATCACGGCCTCGACGACCCCGCTGATGCCCATCCAGGTGCGCTTCTCGTGAAAACCCCGCAGCGACGCCATCGCGGCTATGACGGGGTGATCGGGCGCAAGCGTGGAGGGAGGGTCCCGACGGCAGTCCCAGCGTCCGTTCGCCTGGCGGAAACCGAGCAGGTCGACATCGCTGCAGCCGAACGCAGGCGAGCGCAGCGCCGCCACCAGCGCCACCTCGTCCGTCGGGTCGTCTATCGCCCTCAGTATGGTCAGGAGGTCGCGCACCTCCTGCGAGCTGTACACGAGCGAGCGGCTCTCGACGCGGTAGGGGATGGCCGCCTCTTCCAGCGCCTGTTCGAGGGGCGGCAGGCCGGTGCGGGTAGGCATGAGGACAGCGATATCGGCGTAGCGCGCGGGCCGGAGCGAGAGGGCCCCGTCGCCGCCCTTCTCGGCGACGGGCCAGCCTTCCGCCTTTATGCGCCGGATGGCTGCGACCATCTCTTCCGCTTCCTTCGCGCGAATCGCGTCGATGTTCCCCTCCGACGGCCCCCCCAGCAGATGGACGGTCGTCGCGCCGTCGGGTGGTTCCCGGCGGGCGAACAGCTTCTCGTAGGCGGCCTGCCCGTCCCTCGCCTCGGCACCCATGAGTTCGGGGAACACGCCGTTCACCCAGTCGATGACGAAACGCAGGGAGCGGAAGTTTTGCGTGAGACGCACCGTGCTTGCCTCGAAGCGGCGCTGCACCGCCTGGTAGAGGGCGATGTCGGCCCGGCGAAAGCGGTAGATCGACTGCTTGGGGTCGCCGACGAAGAAGAGCCGCCCCTCTTCCACCTTCGCCGCCTGCCACGAGAACGGCCCGTCGCCGGCATCGTCGTCAGAGGCGAGGAGGACGGCGATCTCGATCTGGAGCGGGTCGGTGTCCTGGAACTCATCGATGAGGAGGTGCGAGAAGCGGCGCCGCAGCGAGCGCCGCACTTCGCGGTTGCGGCGCAGGAGGTCGCGCGCTTGCACGAGCAGGTCGTGGAACTCGAGCGTGCCCTGGCGCCGCCGCTCGTCGGCATAATCGAGGACGAAGCGGCGCAGGGCGGCGAGAAGCGGCGCGAGGGCCGCCCGGCGGGCCGCCGTCAGCATCTCGCCCCGCAGCAGCTCTGCTTCGGTCAACATGTCGCGCAGGTCCCCGGGGGTTACACCGCTCCAGTTTGACTTGTTGCCGTACCCGAACCCGATCCTCGTCTTCTCGGCCAGGACCCGCAGCACGTCCAGTTCGTCGGTTGCCCCCTCAAGGCGGTCGCAGTAGCGTTTCAGCGTCTCGAGGTGGCAGTAGAGCCGGTCTTCGGCGTTCACACAGCAGCGGGCATAGCCGCACGCCTCCGACAGGGCGGCGAGCAGCGGCGCGAGGTCCGGCGGCTCCCATTCGCTGCTGTCGGGGGCGGCGTCTTCCAGGCGGTCCCAGTTGCGGTGGAACGCCAGCGCCACCGCCCGCAGTTTCTCGGGCCTCAGCCCGAGCACGTACGCCCGCAGCAGAGTGAGCTCCATCGCCGGATCGTCAAGCAGGCGGTCGATGAACTCCTCCCACTTCTCACCGAAGGCGATGGACGCGCGGGTTTCGTCCTGCATGGCAATTACGGGCGGCAGGCGCGCTTCGAGGGGGTACGACGATAGTATGCGTCCCGCGAAGGCGTGCAGCGTTTCGACGGCGGCGGCATCGACCTCGCCCGCGGCGATGCGGCACCGCTCCCGCTCCTCCGCCGGCAGCGACTCGTCGCGCGCGGCCCGCTCCAGTGCTTCCCTTATGCGGTCGCGCAGCTCCGCCGCCGCCGCCTCCGTAAAGGTGATGGCGGCGATCGAGCGCATCTGCGCGCGCCCGGCGCAAACGAGGCGCACCACGCGCTCCACCAGTTCGTGCGTCTTGCCCGTGCCCGCGCCCGCTTCGACAAACAGCGTGCTGTCGAGGTCGTCGCGGATACGGCCGCGCGCATCCGCGTCCGATAAAGGCAACGAATCAAGGCCGCTCATCGGGCTCCGTCATTTCCAGGTAGCGCCGCAGTTCCGGCGACTGCCGCTTCCTCTCCCAGACCCGCCTCCGATTAACAGGACAGACGCGGTCGTAGGGGCAGATGCGGCAGTTGGCGTGGCCGCCGTCGCCGGCAGGCTTTCCGGGGTTGGCCGCGAAGACGCCGGAATCGATGCCGTCGATTATGACGGCGGCCACCTCCTGGAACCGCTCCAGCGCTTTGTCATCGAGAAGGTAGCCGATGCGCTGGTAGCCCGCCTCCTCTCCCACAAACCAGTAGTAAGCCGCCGCCTCGCCGAATCCCAGGCACTGCCCGGCCGCAAGTGCGTAGATAGGGAGCTGCAGGACTCTGCCTCGGTTCACCGGGTCCTTTTTCAGACCGGAATAGTAGTTCGCGGAGCCGCTCTTGTAGTCGAATACGGCCGCTCTCGCGCCGTCCGGCGTGGAATCGACGCGGTCGATCTTTCCGCGAACCGCCACCTCGCGCCCGCCGGGCATCGGAACTACGAGCGCCGGGTGGGCGGAGGCCGGCATCCCGAAGCCCATCTCCACCTCGCGCGGAACGACGCCCATCTCTCGCCGCATTTCCTCGTCGGCGTCGAGGAAGCCCGCCAGGTCGCGCAGGATGCGCTCCCGCTCCATGCGCCACAGGAGGGGCTTGCCGGTGATCCCCTGCTCTTCCGCCTCGTCGCACAGCCGCCGCCCGATTTCGAGAAGCAGCGCCCTTTCGTCGTCGCTCCACGGCTCGTCCGGAACCTTACGCGGCGCGGCGCTGCGAACAAACTGCTCCAGGGCGGCGTGGATGAGGCTGCCGCGGTCGCGAGCGCTGAGGGTGAGCACGTCTTCCGGCTTCTCGGTCTCGGCCACGCGGAGGACGTTGCCGAGGAAGTAGCGGAAGGGGCAGGCGGCCCACGTCTCGAGCGCCGTCGCCGAAGCGGGACGCTCGCGCGAGGGCCCGGGCGCCTCGATGCCCTCGATGAGGCCGTCCCACACCGTCAGCCGCGCCGTGCGGCGGGCGATTTCGGCGGCGAGAC belongs to Dehalococcoidia bacterium and includes:
- a CDS encoding ferritin translates to MLSESMQEKLNAQLNAELYSAYLYLSMSAYFEACSMGGFANWMRVQAQEELSHAMKFFDYLAERGGRVTLTAIDAPRTEWASAVDAFDEVYRHEQKVTALINNLVNAAEQESDHATRSMLQWFVTEQVEEEASAERILDNLKMVGDDGTGLLMLDRELAQRVYTPPAAEGEGAGG
- a CDS encoding UvrD-helicase domain-containing protein; this translates as MSGLDSLPLSDADARGRIRDDLDSTLFVEAGAGTGKTHELVERVVRLVCAGRAQMRSIAAITFTEAAAAELRDRIREALERAARDESLPAEERERCRIAAGEVDAAAVETLHAFAGRILSSYPLEARLPPVIAMQDETRASIAFGEKWEEFIDRLLDDPAMELTLLRAYVLGLRPEKLRAVALAFHRNWDRLEDAAPDSSEWEPPDLAPLLAALSEACGYARCCVNAEDRLYCHLETLKRYCDRLEGATDELDVLRVLAEKTRIGFGYGNKSNWSGVTPGDLRDMLTEAELLRGEMLTAARRAALAPLLAALRRFVLDYADERRRQGTLEFHDLLVQARDLLRRNREVRRSLRRRFSHLLIDEFQDTDPLQIEIAVLLASDDDAGDGPFSWQAAKVEEGRLFFVGDPKQSIYRFRRADIALYQAVQRRFEASTVRLTQNFRSLRFVIDWVNGVFPELMGAEARDGQAAYEKLFARREPPDGATTVHLLGGPSEGNIDAIRAKEAEEMVAAIRRIKAEGWPVAEKGGDGALSLRPARYADIAVLMPTRTGLPPLEQALEEAAIPYRVESRSLVYSSQEVRDLLTILRAIDDPTDEVALVAALRSPAFGCSDVDLLGFRQANGRWDCRRDPPSTLAPDHPVIAAMASLRGFHEKRTWMGISGVVEAVIRERRLFEIAFAHRRPRERWQRLRFVLDQARAFVEAGGSTLRQFVDWAEQQAEEGTRVVETVVPEADDDAVRIMTIHASKGLEFPIAALVGLNVEDRPRPQNAIVLWDRDGTPHVRIGPQNARFETEGFERLAAAEEEMDAFEKVRLLYVAATRARDHLIVSLHHKKGVECHAARLHERCREMPRLWRTLEFAKASGPPAEERASRRFEDSPEERAQWLEKRRRLLVERSRALVVSATGLAAEAAPSADPNLEKDAPAEEVPPWRKGRAGTSLGRAVHAVLQSVDLATGEGLEGAAQAQAAAEGIPDRADEIARRVRAALDAPSVREAVRGRYRREVYVAVPVDGIVLEGFIDLLYETDGGLVVVDYKTDAVPDEEEMARAMARYRLQGAAYALAVERALGRKVVACRFVFVQPTAAREQPIDDLASAMEDARAAVRTFAGSRGGG